In one Candidatus Delongbacteria bacterium genomic region, the following are encoded:
- the dnaB gene encoding replicative DNA helicase — translation MMDLAAERIPPHSPEAEVAVLGAMFIDADAVDRVTERLHTPEDFYLLPHRLIYGAILELANANIPVDLISVRERLELMGQRERRKQDLLAEAGGIAKLQELSMAVDSAGNVEYHADIVHRRALLRHIIGASTGLVRDAFSPAADPDELLNSAESAFFRISHQQRTQDMISMSQLMNQTMERLETMERSDGLLGVDTGFIDLNKMTSGLQRTDLVILAARPSMGKTAFALNLTLNAARKGASVGFFSLEMSAEQLAYRMISVVSGVSGQRLRTKSFNHGDETSRVSQAVNELSEYRIHIDETPGITMAELRSKARRLSSRYKMDLLVVDYLQLMTLPSSENHQLGVAAVSKALKGLAKELEIPVIALSQLSRQVEQRGGDKVPMLSDLRDSGAIEQDADLVFFVYRPEVYMQTDAEGNSVEGRAEIHLSKHRNGPTGVVRLHFEKETGRFRDSDPWSTPPPGMERAPRSMPEVYSRPGGSALPGGLPDDDRPF, via the coding sequence TTGATGGATCTGGCAGCCGAACGCATCCCCCCCCACAGCCCGGAAGCGGAAGTGGCCGTACTGGGCGCGATGTTCATCGATGCCGACGCCGTCGACCGCGTCACCGAGCGCCTGCACACTCCCGAAGATTTCTACCTGCTGCCTCACCGCCTGATCTACGGCGCGATCCTCGAGCTGGCCAACGCCAACATTCCGGTCGATCTGATCAGCGTGCGCGAGCGCCTGGAACTGATGGGTCAGCGCGAACGGCGCAAGCAGGACCTGCTGGCCGAAGCCGGGGGCATTGCCAAGCTCCAGGAACTGTCCATGGCCGTGGACAGCGCGGGCAACGTGGAGTATCACGCCGACATCGTGCATCGCCGCGCTCTGCTGCGGCACATCATCGGTGCCTCCACCGGCCTGGTGCGCGACGCCTTCAGCCCGGCCGCCGACCCCGACGAACTGCTCAACAGTGCCGAGAGCGCCTTCTTCCGCATCAGCCATCAGCAGCGCACCCAGGACATGATCTCCATGAGCCAGCTCATGAATCAGACCATGGAGCGGCTCGAGACGATGGAGCGCAGCGATGGCCTGCTGGGAGTGGACACGGGCTTCATCGATCTGAACAAGATGACCAGTGGCCTGCAGCGTACCGACCTGGTGATCCTGGCGGCGCGCCCCTCGATGGGCAAGACCGCCTTCGCGCTCAACCTTACGCTCAATGCGGCCCGCAAGGGGGCGTCGGTGGGGTTCTTCAGTCTGGAAATGAGTGCCGAGCAGCTGGCCTACCGCATGATCAGCGTGGTTTCGGGTGTGTCCGGCCAGCGCCTGCGCACCAAGTCCTTCAATCATGGGGACGAAACCAGCCGCGTCTCACAGGCGGTGAACGAACTGTCCGAGTACAGGATCCACATCGACGAGACCCCGGGCATCACCATGGCCGAGCTGCGCAGCAAGGCCCGGCGACTCTCCAGCCGTTACAAGATGGACCTGCTGGTGGTGGATTACCTGCAGTTGATGACCCTGCCCAGTTCCGAGAATCACCAGTTGGGTGTGGCGGCCGTCTCCAAGGCGCTCAAGGGGCTGGCCAAGGAACTGGAGATTCCCGTGATCGCGCTGTCGCAGCTCAGCCGTCAGGTGGAACAGCGTGGTGGCGACAAGGTGCCCATGCTCTCCGACTTGCGTGACTCGGGAGCCATCGAGCAGGACGCGGACCTGGTGTTCTTCGTCTATCGACCCGAGGTCTACATGCAGACCGACGCCGAGGGCAACTCGGTGGAAGGGCGTGCCGAGATTCACCTCAGCAAGCACCGCAATGGCCCCACCGGTGTGGTACGCCTGCACTTCGAGAAGGAAACCGGACGCTTCCGCGATTCGGATCCCTGGTCCACTCCTCCCCCGGGCATGGAACGTGCACCGCGCAGCATGCCCGAAGTCTACAGCCGCCCCGGCGGTTCGGCCCTGCCCGGCGGACTGCCGGACGACGATCGCCCCTTCTGA
- a CDS encoding uracil-DNA glycosylase encodes MRRALLEWVRDQQDFGELDLPAGLDRRLLQPPDLRRIKFLSQASAQTSAPPVASIRPGASPEAKTAPRASSPASARPAVTPQTAPASPAGDIVPPGSLADGPPLRELTPTHASLDELRASFADCRICGIANARQNLVFGVGNPGAELVIIGEAPGADEDRLGDPFVGAAGQLLDKILAAIGYDRTDVYICNILKCRPPNNRDPQPEEVANCSPFLLQQLALLQPKVLLAVGRIAGKTLLGVERTLGEMRKQIHQFRGVPLVVTYHPAALLRNPHWKRGCWEDVQKARELLLAAGGRPGSLTPPA; translated from the coding sequence ATGCGCCGCGCCCTGCTGGAATGGGTGCGCGACCAGCAGGACTTTGGCGAGCTGGACCTGCCCGCCGGGCTGGATCGCCGTCTGCTGCAGCCCCCCGATCTGCGCCGGATCAAGTTCTTGTCGCAAGCCTCGGCGCAGACATCCGCGCCGCCAGTCGCCAGCATTCGGCCCGGGGCGAGCCCGGAAGCGAAGACTGCACCGCGCGCATCCAGTCCGGCATCCGCCCGGCCGGCCGTGACTCCGCAGACAGCTCCGGCCAGCCCGGCTGGCGACATCGTTCCTCCGGGCAGCCTCGCCGACGGCCCGCCACTCCGGGAGCTGACCCCGACCCACGCCAGCCTGGACGAGCTGCGGGCTTCCTTTGCCGACTGCCGGATCTGTGGCATCGCGAACGCTCGCCAGAATCTGGTCTTCGGTGTGGGCAATCCCGGGGCCGAGCTGGTGATCATCGGCGAAGCCCCCGGGGCCGATGAGGACCGCCTGGGCGACCCCTTCGTGGGCGCCGCCGGGCAACTGCTGGACAAGATCCTGGCCGCCATTGGCTATGACCGCACCGACGTGTACATCTGCAACATCCTCAAGTGCCGTCCGCCCAACAACCGCGATCCCCAGCCGGAGGAAGTGGCCAACTGCTCGCCATTCCTGCTGCAGCAACTGGCCCTGCTGCAACCCAAGGTGCTGCTGGCCGTGGGGCGCATCGCGGGCAAGACCCTGCTGGGAGTGGAGCGCACCCTGGGCGAAATGCGCAAGCAGATCCACCAGTTCCGCGGAGTGCCTTTGGTGGTGACCTACCATCCGGCGGCCCTGCTGCGCAATCCTCACTGGAAGCGGGGTTGCTGGGAAGATGTCCAGAAGGCGCGCGAGCTCCTGCTGGCGGCGGGAGGGCGTCCCGGCAGCCTCACGCCACCGGCCTGA
- a CDS encoding SDR family NAD(P)-dependent oxidoreductase, translated as MHSLNILVTGGTRGIGKDCVRQLAHAGHRVLFTARDETAGAQTVSDMAALGLECGFVLHEQRDLLRATSVIQETESRLGQLDVLVNNAGVLLDRDQALGEVSLDDFRSTLDVNLSGVLALCQAALPGMRARNFGRIVNVSSGYGQQAALTAGLGAYKLSKLALNGLTRILADECRGTNILINAVSPGWVRTDMGGPNANRSVEEGAASVVWAALLPDSGPSGGFFRDGMAIDF; from the coding sequence ATGCACTCTCTGAACATCCTGGTCACGGGTGGAACCCGCGGAATCGGCAAGGACTGCGTGCGTCAGCTGGCGCACGCCGGGCACCGGGTGCTCTTCACCGCGCGCGACGAGACAGCCGGAGCGCAGACGGTGAGCGACATGGCGGCCCTGGGCCTCGAGTGCGGCTTCGTGCTGCACGAGCAGCGCGATCTGCTTCGGGCCACCAGCGTGATCCAGGAAACGGAATCCCGCCTGGGCCAGCTGGATGTGCTGGTGAACAACGCGGGAGTGCTGCTGGATCGTGACCAGGCCCTGGGTGAAGTGTCCCTGGACGACTTCCGCAGCACTCTGGACGTGAACCTGTCTGGAGTGCTGGCGCTTTGCCAGGCCGCGCTGCCCGGGATGCGGGCGCGCAATTTCGGCCGCATCGTCAACGTCAGTTCGGGCTACGGCCAACAGGCCGCGCTGACCGCTGGGCTGGGCGCCTACAAGCTTTCCAAGCTGGCGCTGAATGGCCTGACCCGGATCCTGGCCGATGAATGCCGCGGAACCAACATTCTGATCAACGCGGTCTCCCCCGGCTGGGTACGCACCGACATGGGCGGCCCCAACGCCAACCGCAGCGTGGAAGAAGGCGCGGCCAGCGTGGTCTGGGCGGCTCTGCTGCCCGACTCGGGCCCCAGCGGAGGTTTCTTTCGCGACGGCATGGCCATCGACTTCTGA